Part of the Nicotiana tabacum cultivar K326 chromosome 20, ASM71507v2, whole genome shotgun sequence genome, CATTTTGTGATTGCTTGGTGCAATGTAAGTCCCTCCACATTTATTCCTGCCCTCGATAGAAAATACTTCCAAGTTGTCTTTGCAGTTTCTGATCTAAAAAACATGTGTTGAAGAGATTCTTCGTCAGGCTGTACACAACACCAACATTTTGACGACATGCAGTAACCTACCCTTTTCAAGAAATCATCTAAAGGTAGCTTTGCTTTCCACACTTTCCACATGaaaaatgctattttaaaagGCAGTCCCTTTACCCAAATCTTTCTATAAGCTATTCTTGGTTCGTCTCTTCTTCTCGTATACTCCCATGCTGACTTAACACTGAAATATCCTCTTGTTTCCAGCATCCAAAAAGGCCTCTCAAGAACCTGCATTGTTGAAGGTGGTTTGATTTTCTCCAGAATGTgtactgctaagtcttcaggaAGTATTTGAAATAGCCTGTCCACATCCCACTCACTATCTAAGGTAACATCATGTACATTATGTATATTTTCATCAATGCCAAAGTCCTGAGGAACTAAAAAATATAGTGCCCCAAGACCTGTCCAGTTTTCATACCAGAATAGTGAGGATCCCATTTTTGTTTGCCATAGGATTTGATGTTCAATCAGATCTCTGCATTCCAACATTTTTTTCCAGATGTGAGACCCCCTTTTCCACGGAACAATTATAGAGTTTAATTTTTTACAGTATTTTTGACATACGAAAGAGCTCCATAGGCTTGGTTTTGTTCTGAAATTCCACCACAACTTGTTGAATAATGCCTTTGCTACATCATGCAGTGACCTGAAACCTATTCCTCCTTCCTCAACTGGCATGCATGAAGTATTCCATGAAGCCCAATGCCTACTAGTTCCTCCTACAGTGCTGCTCCAGAAAAACTGAGCAAACAATTTGTGCAACCTATTTATCACATACTTTGGAGGGTTTACAGTTGATAGTAGATGCATAGGCATGCTTTGCAAAACATGGGATATGAGAACTGCCATGCCCCCTACTGATAATAACTTGCCTTTCCATGATTGCAGTTTGTCCATTACCTTTGTAATTAGGGGCTGATAGAATTCCAGCTTTCTCCTTGCATAAAATATCGGGCAACCTAGATATATGATAGGGAAATCATTCCTATGAATGCCTGTGATCCTTTCCACCTTGCTGACCACTTCCATGTCTGTTAAATGATGTAGGTACACAGCTGATTTGGTCTTGTTAACAATCTGCCCAGATGCATCTTCATATGCCTTTAGCACTTGCATAATCAACATCAGAGATGTTTCATctgaggatgagaaaataatcaTGTCATTTGTATATGCCAAATGATTGATCTTTGGACTCCACTTTGGCATCCCAAATCCACAAAAATACAGGTTAGTATGTAGTGCATTGAGACCcctagataatgcttctgctgCCAATATAAACAAAGTTGGAGATACAGGATCACCTTGCTTTATTCCCCTTGAGGACTTAAAGAAACCATGAGTTTGACCATTGATTAGAATAGAATACCAATTGTTTGAAACTAATCCAAAGACAATCCCTATCAACCTTTCTGTAAATACCATCTTTCTTAGAACCTTGGTTAGGAATAGCCAAGATAATCTATCATAAGCTTTGGTCATATCTAGCTTCAGGATGACATTAGGTCCAACCTTAGTTCTAAGCCTAATGTCAGTCACTATCTCCTGAGTTAGAAGGATGTTTTCTACTATATTCCTTCCCTTAACAAAACCCGCATGTTCCTCCGATATCAGACTTGGGAGAAATTTCAGTAGCCTTTCATGTACCACCCTTGATATAACCTTATTTGAAAAATTACTGAGGCTTATTGGTCTTAAATTAGAAAAGGTgttaacttcttttttctttggtagAAGAACTAGGTTTGTGTGTGTTACAAATTTGGGTAGCTCATGACCATTGAAAAAAGCCCTAACCATGTCGTACAGGTCATCCCCTATtaagtcccaacaagaatgatAAAATTTTCCTGTCATACCATCTGGCCCCCCAGCACTATCCCCATTAAGTCCAAATACTGCCACTTTAACTTCCTCTTTTGTTGGTTGCTTA contains:
- the LOC107826922 gene encoding uncharacterized protein LOC107826922, translating into MTWFKEGDRNTKFFHAQVRGRRKRLQPKRIQNSGGTWIEEEQEIAEEAIKFYEEQFTEASTPSSFDIVEHVPNLINTKQNAELIKQPTKEEVKVAVFGLNGDSAGGPDGMTGKFYHSCWDLIGDDLYDMVRAFFNGHELPKFVTHTNLVLLPKKKEVNTFSNLRPISLSNFSNKVISRVVHERLLKFLPSLISEEHAGFVKGRNIVENILLTQEIVTDIRLRTKVGPNVILKLDMTKAYDRLSWLFLTKVLRKMVFTERLIGIVFGLVSNNWYSILINGQTHGFFKSSRGIKQGDPVSPTLFILAAEALSRGLNALHTNLYFCGFGMPKWSPKINHLAYTNDMIIFSSSDETSLMLIMQVLKAYEDASGQIVNKTKSAVYLHHLTDMEVVSKVERITGIHRNDFPIIYLGCPIFYARRKLEFYQPLITKVMDKLQSWKGKLLSVGGMAVLISHVLQSMPMHLLSTVNPPKYVINRLHKLFAQFFWSSTVGGTSRHWASWNTSCMPVEEGGIGFRSLHDVAKALFNKLWWNFRTKPSLWSSFVCQKYCKKLNSIIVPWKRGSHIWKKMLECRDLIEHQILWQTKMGSSLFWYENWTGLGALYFLVPQDFGIDENIHNVHDVTLDSEWDVDRLFQILPEDLAVHILEKIKPPSTMQVLERPFWMLETRGYFSVKSAWEYTRRRDEPRIAYRKIWVKGLPFKIAFFMWKVWKAKLPLDDFLKRVGYCMSSKCWCCVQPDEESLQHMFFRSETAKTTWKYFLSRAGINVEGLTLHQAITKCWTANVCLRLKLVMQAIPSCVVWELWKRRNSMKYGEAVTTSRVIYQVSSNLQALVKVRKPGMDRVPHKWQDLLEVMENFTPKLKVTKVMWEFPSAGWLKVNTDGASRGNPGRSSIGFCIRNENGDIVKSVGKEIEETTNTVAEAKAMVEALRFCRFQQYSHVWLQTDSMLLKKIMDGIWKSPWIISEQVEEMMQLMNGGNSTVTHIHREGNKLADHLANYALDNGEIEYQQFWHLDAQGRRFVNEDKLQCPNLRVKVNRSATTMLMPLHAATFDITDAKEQKKHQQSSTTKKTNGMATQPAWGESVLLVHWIYNQHGAKVFNITRIVQLQIESGNIKLVTPHFEHNKKQMALETQLACAANMFFREKQATKANVLLTHASIHFRIK